Proteins co-encoded in one Populus trichocarpa isolate Nisqually-1 chromosome 10, P.trichocarpa_v4.1, whole genome shotgun sequence genomic window:
- the LOC7459086 gene encoding protein transport protein SEC13 homolog B — protein sequence MPSQKIETGHEDTVHDVAMDYYGKRIATASSDHSIKIVGVNNNSSQHLANLTGHQGPVWQVAWAHPKFGSLLASCSYDGRVIIWKEGNQNDWIQAHVFDDHKSSVNSIAWAPHELGLCLACGSSDGNISVFTARADGNWDTSRIDQAHPAGVTSVSWAPSTAPGALVGSGLLDPAQKLCSGGCDNTVKVWKLYNGNWKLDCFPALNMHADWVRDVAWAPNLGLPKSTIASASQDGKVIIWTVAKEGDQWEGKVLHDFKAPVWRVSWSLTGNILAVADGNSNVTLWKEAVDGEWQQVTTVDA from the coding sequence ATGCCGTCTCAGAAAATTGAAACTGGCCATGAGGACACTGTCCATGATGTTGCAATGGATTATTATGGCAAGCGGATTGCAACTGCATCATCGGATCATTCAATCAAGATAGTTGGGGTGAACAACAATTCTTCTCAGCATCTTGCAAATCTGACCGGGCACCAAGGCCCAGTTTGGCAAGTAGCTTGGGCTCACCCGAAATTTGGCTCGTTGCTTGCTTCATGTTCTTATGACGGGCGAGTCATAATTTGGAAGGAGGGTAATCAGAATGATTGGATCCAAGCACATGTTTTTGACGATCACAAATCATCTGTCAATTCCATTGCTTGGGCACCTCATGAACTGGGCCTTTGTTTGGCGTGCGGTTCATCTGATGGGAATATATCTGTTTTTACTGCACGAGCTGATGGCAATTGGGACACATCGAGGATTGATCAAGCTCACCCTGCTGGTGTAACTTCTGTTTCATGGGCCCCATCCACGGCACCCGGTGCCCTTGTTGGTTCTGGTTTGCTTGACCCTGCTCAGAAGCTTTGCTCAGGTGGTTGTGATAATACTGTCAAAGTGTGGAAACTGTATAATGGGAATTGGAAGCTGGATTGCTTTCCAGCTCTTAATATGCATGCTGATTGGGTGAGGGATGTTGCTTGGGCACCCAACTTGGGCCTTCCAAAATCTACTATTGCTAGTGCCTCGCAGGATGGGAAGGTTATTATATGGACTGTGGCAAAGGAAGGTGATCAATGGGAAGGTAAGGTCTTGCATGATTTCAAGGCTCCTGTTTGGAGGGTCTCGTGGTCACTAACTGGAAACATACTGGCTGTTGCTGATGGGAACAGCAATGTAACATTGTGGAAAGAAGCTGTAGATGGGGAGTGGCAACAGGTGACAACTGTTGATGCCTAG
- the LOC7459085 gene encoding protein NRT1/ PTR FAMILY 8.3 encodes MGSVEEHSSLLEDGLIQQDESNGLYTGDGSVDINGNPVLKQKTGNWKACPFILGTECCERLAYYGIATNLVTYLTKKLHEGNVSAARNVTTWSGTCYLTPLIGAVLADTCWGRYWTIAAFSSIYFIGMCALTLSASIPALKPAECVGSLCPPATPAQYAVFFFGLYLIALGTGGIKPCVSSFGADQFDDTDPKERVKKGSFFNWFYFSINIGALISSSFLVYIQDNAGWGLGFGIPALFMGIAIASFFSGTPLYRFQRPGGSPITRMCQVLVASFHKWNLEVPLDSSLLYETQDKHSAIEGSRKLVHSDELKCLDKAAVLSEAEMKSGDFPNPWRLCTVTQVEELKILIRMFPIWATGIVFSAVYAQMSTMFVEQGMLMDTTIGSFTIPPASLSSFDVISVICWVPIYDRIVVPIARKFTGKERGFSDLQRMGIGLFISVLSMTAAALVEIKRLQLAKELGLAGEAVAVPISIFWQIPQYMLVGASEVFTFIGQIEFFYEESPDAMRSLCSALSLLTTSLGNYLSSFILTMVTYFTTTGGKPGWIPDNLNEGHLDYFFWLLAGLSVLNMLVYVFCARKYKQKAS; translated from the exons ATGGGTTCGGTGGAGGAACATTCATCGCTCTTGGAAGATGGACTCATTCAACAG GATGAAAGCAATGGACTCTACACAGGAGATGGCTCAGTTGACATTAATGGGAACCCTGTCCTTAAGCAGAAAACTGGAAACTGGAAAGCATGCCCTTTCATACTGG GTACTGAATGTTGTGAACGCCTGGCCTACTATGGGATTGCTACTAATCTCGTCACTTACCTTACCAAGAAGCTACATGAAGGAAATGTGTCGGCTGCAAGAAATGTTACCACCTGGTCAGGGACATGCTATCTTACACCCCTCATCGGAGCTGTATTAGCAGATACTTGTTGGGGAAGATATTGGACTATTGCTGCTTTCTCCTCAATTTACTTCATT GGAATGTGTGCGTTGACTCTCTCAGCATCTATTCCTGCATTAAAGCCAGCTGAATGCGTAGGTTCTCTGTGCCCTCCAGCAACTCCAGCTCAGTATGCAGTATTCTTTTTTGGCCTCTATCTGATTGCGCTTGGGACGGGTGGCATCAAACCATGTGTTTCATCCTTTGGGGCAGATCAATTTGATGACACTGATCCCAAGGAACGGGTAAAGAAGGGATCTTTCTTCAATTGGttctatttttcaatcaatattgGTGCTCTTATATCAAGTAGTTTTCTGGTATATATTCAAGACAATGCCGGTTGGGGACTAGGATTTGGAATTCCTGCACTGTTCATGGGCATAGCTATTGCTAGCTTCTTTTCAGGCACACCCCTTTACAGATTTCAAAGACCAGGGGGGAGCCCTATTACAAGGATGTGCCAAGTTTTGGTTGCATCATTCCATAAGTGGAATCTGGAGGTTCCTCTAGACAGTAGCCTCCTGTATGAAACACAAGACAAACACTCTGCCATTGAAGGAAGCCGGAAACTGGTGCACAGCGATGAACtaaa GTGCCTTGATAAAGCTGCTGTGCTGTCAGAGGCTGAGATGAAAAGTGGGGACTTCCCCAACCCTTGGAGGCTTTGTACTGTCACGCAGGTGGAGGAATTGAAGATTTTGATCCGCATGTTTCCAATCTGGGCTACAGGAATTGTCTTTTCCGCTGTGTATGCCCAGATGTCTACTATGTTTGTGGAACAAGGGATGCTGATGGACACGACAATTGGTTCTTTCACAATTCCTCCAGCATCTCTGTCATCCTTTGATGTTATTAGTGTTATTTGCTGGGTGCCAATCTATGATAGGATTGTTGTTCCCATTGCAAGGAAGTTCACAGGAAAAGAGAGGGGCTTCTCAGATTTGCAGCGTATGGGAATTGGCCTGTTCATTTCAGTGTTATCAATGACAGCTGCTGCTTTGGTGGAGATTAAGCGCCTACAGCTTGCGAAAGAGCTTGGCTTGGCTGGTGAAGCTGTTGCAGTGCCTATCAGTATTTTTTGGCAGATCCCCCAATATATGTTGGTAGGTGCTTCAGAAGTTTTTACATTCATTGGTCAGATTGAATTCTTCTATGAAGAATCTCCAGATGCAATGCGGAGTTTATGCAGTGCGTTGTCACTCCTGACTACGTCTTTGGGTAATTACTTGAGCTCTTTTATTCTGACTATGGTAACTTACTTCACAACCACGGGTGGGAAGCCAGGATGGATCCCCGATAACTTGAATGAGGGCCACCTCGATTATTTCTTCTGGCTTTTAGCTGGACTCAGCGTTCTCAACATGCTGGTCTATGTTTTCTGTGCGAGGAAATATAAGCAGAAGGCCTCCTAA